Proteins from a single region of Chryseobacterium scophthalmum:
- a CDS encoding response regulator transcription factor codes for MKKILIADDEHKILMSLEYSFRKIGYEVYIARDGAEVLEFLKTLVPDVILLDIMMPNLDGYSTLEEIKKNEALNNTKVLFLSAKNNPKDIEKGLGMGADAYVTKPYSIKKLIQQIEELLG; via the coding sequence ATGAAAAAAATATTGATCGCAGATGACGAACATAAAATATTAATGTCTCTGGAATACAGTTTCCGGAAAATAGGATACGAAGTATACATTGCAAGAGACGGAGCTGAGGTTTTAGAATTCCTGAAAACCCTTGTTCCTGATGTTATTCTATTGGATATTATGATGCCGAATCTTGACGGATACAGCACTTTGGAGGAAATTAAAAAAAATGAAGCTTTAAACAATACAAAAGTGCTTTTCTTAAGCGCTAAAAATAATCCAAAAGATATAGAAAAAGGCTTGGGAATGGGAGCTGATGCGTATGTTACAAAACCTTATTCTATTAAAAAACTGATTCAGCAGATTGAGGAACTTTTAGGATAA
- a CDS encoding ATP-binding protein has product MSSFALFIVVLIYLALLFLVAHLAEKKKSKLWINNPYIYALSLAVYCTAWTYYGSIGVAATSGLNYLPIYIGPIMVIPAWIYINTRIVRISRVNKISSLADFISLRYGNSRSFSAIITLVCLFAIIPYIGLQIKAISETFHLVTETSVSKNIFTDSGTFVVVLIAVFSSYYGTKYVDASEKRLGIISAIALESFLKLFFIIILGLFVIYYAFDGFSDLYQKASKFSDFKAKNTFNGIEGAMNWMVLCLISGTAICILPRQFHTAIVENRQEKHIKTAIWFFPLYLLIFTIFIFPIAWGGRLIFQGQNVNPEFYSILIPQHFDNTLITVLVFLGGLSSCISMIIISAITLSIMLSNNLIIPYGLLGKFKAENETQNTRNITNVRKFSIFGLIIVAFAFYKYFILKTSLDSVGLISFVIIAQLAPAFFGAIFWRRGSYKGAIIGLFAGLIICYFGLIVPQYYFSYNSEIKGALRDMYDVFDFFSIPYLGRIPEIFFWSILVNTGLFTILSVSMKGNYRERNFAELYVDIDKYIQNHENAFIWRGTAYVSDIKNILERFLGKKKTEQAMRIFNIKYNIDSQTETADSRFIKFSENLLAGRIGTASAKILIEGVTKEDKISLKEVLNILEESKENITLNKKLTEKSEELKQLSNDLSAANENLIVKDRQKDDFLDSVAHELRTPITAIRSAGEILTDDDDIPLDIKREFLNNIITESDRLSEIINDILYLDKLQHGEIALNIQENNIIETYKKALNPILHLIQQKFIHVSEVDLLHNYLFEYDEARMIQLFQNILGNALKFTEEQGTIQTKFSEKDNFLIIKIFNTGKNIPEEDLEVIFDKFYQSKNQNIIKPTGSGLGLAISRRIVEAHNGTIKAENSGLGVTFTVTFTRKNIKSNEVEP; this is encoded by the coding sequence TTAATACAAGAATTGTTCGTATTTCAAGAGTTAATAAAATAAGCAGTCTTGCGGATTTCATTTCTTTGCGATACGGAAACAGCAGAAGTTTCAGTGCAATTATTACTTTAGTTTGTCTTTTTGCAATCATTCCTTATATCGGATTGCAGATAAAAGCTATTTCAGAAACATTTCACTTAGTGACAGAAACCAGTGTTTCTAAAAATATTTTTACCGACAGTGGAACCTTTGTAGTTGTTTTGATCGCTGTATTTTCATCTTATTACGGAACGAAATATGTAGACGCTTCCGAAAAACGCTTAGGAATAATTTCGGCAATCGCATTAGAAAGCTTTCTTAAATTATTTTTCATTATTATTTTAGGATTATTTGTCATTTACTATGCTTTTGATGGGTTTTCAGATTTATATCAAAAGGCAAGTAAGTTTTCAGATTTTAAAGCAAAAAACACTTTTAACGGAATTGAAGGTGCTATGAACTGGATGGTTCTCTGCCTGATTTCGGGAACTGCAATCTGTATTTTACCAAGACAATTCCACACTGCAATTGTCGAAAACAGACAGGAAAAACACATCAAAACAGCGATTTGGTTTTTTCCGCTGTATCTTTTAATATTTACCATTTTTATCTTCCCGATCGCTTGGGGTGGAAGATTAATATTTCAAGGTCAAAACGTAAATCCGGAGTTCTACTCTATTCTCATTCCCCAACATTTTGATAATACTTTGATTACAGTTTTGGTATTTTTAGGAGGCTTGAGTTCGTGTATTTCAATGATCATTATTTCAGCAATTACATTATCGATCATGCTTTCTAACAATCTTATCATTCCTTACGGTTTATTAGGAAAATTTAAAGCTGAAAATGAAACTCAAAATACCAGAAACATTACCAACGTACGTAAATTTTCAATTTTTGGATTGATTATCGTAGCGTTTGCTTTTTATAAATATTTCATTTTAAAAACTTCATTAGATTCAGTTGGTTTAATTTCGTTTGTCATTATTGCGCAATTGGCTCCTGCATTTTTCGGAGCTATATTTTGGAGAAGAGGAAGCTACAAAGGCGCAATCATCGGGCTTTTTGCAGGATTAATTATTTGTTATTTCGGATTGATTGTTCCGCAATATTATTTTTCATACAATTCAGAAATTAAAGGAGCTTTACGTGACATGTATGATGTTTTCGACTTCTTCAGCATTCCGTATTTAGGAAGAATTCCTGAAATTTTCTTTTGGTCGATCTTAGTGAATACAGGATTATTCACCATTCTTTCTGTAAGCATGAAAGGAAATTACCGTGAGCGAAATTTTGCCGAATTATATGTTGATATTGATAAGTATATTCAAAATCATGAGAATGCATTTATCTGGAGAGGAACCGCTTATGTTTCTGATATCAAAAATATTCTGGAGCGTTTTTTAGGCAAAAAGAAAACCGAACAGGCAATGCGGATCTTCAATATTAAATACAATATCGATTCGCAAACCGAAACTGCAGATTCAAGATTTATAAAATTTTCCGAAAACCTTTTGGCTGGAAGAATCGGGACAGCTTCTGCGAAAATTTTAATTGAAGGCGTTACCAAAGAAGATAAAATTTCATTAAAAGAAGTTTTAAATATTCTGGAAGAATCTAAAGAAAACATCACTTTAAATAAAAAGCTTACAGAAAAATCTGAAGAACTGAAGCAACTTTCAAATGATCTGAGCGCAGCGAATGAAAATTTAATTGTAAAAGACCGCCAGAAAGATGATTTTCTCGATTCAGTTGCACACGAACTCAGAACTCCAATTACAGCGATTCGTTCTGCAGGAGAAATTTTAACAGACGATGACGATATTCCTTTAGATATTAAAAGAGAATTTTTAAACAATATCATCACAGAATCTGACCGTTTAAGTGAGATCATCAACGATATTCTTTATTTGGATAAACTTCAGCATGGAGAAATTGCTTTAAATATTCAGGAAAACAACATTATTGAAACTTACAAAAAAGCTTTAAACCCTATTCTACATTTGATTCAGCAGAAATTCATTCATGTAAGCGAAGTCGATCTACTTCATAATTATCTGTTTGAATATGATGAAGCGAGAATGATTCAATTATTCCAAAATATCTTAGGAAATGCATTGAAATTTACTGAAGAACAAGGTACAATTCAGACTAAATTTTCAGAAAAAGATAATTTTTTAATCATCAAAATATTCAATACCGGAAAAAACATTCCTGAAGAAGATCTGGAAGTGATTTTCGATAAATTTTACCAGTCTAAAAATCAAAACATTATAAAACCAACAGGAAGCGGTCTCGGTCTTGCCATTTCAAGAAGAATCGTAGAAGCCCACAATGGAACTATAAAAGCAGAAAACAGTGGATTAGGGGTGACTTTTACCGTTACCTTCACCCGAAAAAATATAAAAAGTAATGAAGTTGAACCTTAA